One segment of Panicum virgatum strain AP13 chromosome 3K, P.virgatum_v5, whole genome shotgun sequence DNA contains the following:
- the LOC120701598 gene encoding L-type lectin-domain containing receptor kinase IX.1-like, producing the protein MASDLLLHILLAAAASLWAVAAGQDDNVLRPVAPSCSTTGNYTAGSKYKKNLDELLAALPAAAGDNGWFYKGRAGAGADEVFGLIMCFADRNATQCQDCLSRAPAGITTVCPGSRNVSAAYDACVLRYSAAPIPATSDAVFAVYLTVRGVPVTSDAVRAAWVPLMSKLTGAAATSPLRIANASTPYSGPPSQEMYGLAQCTRDLDASECSSCISSYTGRLGTQFPNNTGGAIKGYSCYLVYLVTPLDITLPPAPVAGPPPSLSPPPPATAPASSSSKTGIVVGVSVLFLVVLLGFSMWFFLRRRRRRRKHAKILEGGREQELEQGDFFDDETEMEDEFEKGTGPKRFRYGELAIATDNFSDEQKLGEGGFGSVYRGFHKEMGIEVAIKRVSKGSKQGRKEYASEVRIISRLRHRNLVQLIGWCHGGGELLLVYELMPNGSLDTHLYSGATGAALLPWPLRHEIVLGLGSALLYLHQDWEQCVLHRDIKPSNVMLDASFHAKLGDFGLARLVDHGRRSHTTVLAGTMGYMDPECMTTGQASAESDVYSFGVVLLEIACGRRPMVARHGEDGVVVHLVQWVWEFYGRGAILDAADARLVGEFDVREMETVMVVGLWCAHPDRSLRPSIRQAVNVLRREAPPPSLPARMPVATYMPPPDACYYTSSVATGGSSATTTGTSQSSSTTETSTLLK; encoded by the exons atggcttcCGACCTTCTCCTCCACATCCTCCTGGCCGCTGCCGCCTCGCTCTGGGCTGTGGCGGCTGGTCAGGACGACAACGTCCTGCGGCCTGTTGCACCATCGTGCTCGACGACGGGCAACTACACCGCCGGCAGCAAGTACAAGAAGAACCTGGACGAGCTCCTGGCCGCGctccccgcggcggccggcgacaacGGCTGGTTCTACAagggccgcgccggcgcgggcgccgacGAGGTGTTCGGCCTCATCATGTGCTTCGCCGACCGCAACGCCACGCAGTGCCAGGACTGCCTCTCCAGGGCGCCGGCGGGGATCACGACGGTGTGCCCGGGCAGCCGGAACGTGAGCGCGGCGTACGACGCGTGCGTGCTCCGGTACTCGGCTGCGCCGATCCCAGCCACCTCGGACGCCGTGTTCGCCGTGTACCTGACCGTCCGCGGGGTGCCCGTCACCTCGGACGCCGTGCGCGCCGCCTGGGTGCCGCTGATGAGCAAgctcaccggcgccgccgccacctcgcctcTGCGGATCGCCAACGCCAGCACGCCGTACTCAGGCCCGCCGTCGCAGGAGATGTACGGGCTGGCGCAGTGCACGAGGGACCTCGACGCCAGCGAGTGCTCGAGCTGTATCTCGAGCTACACGGGCAGGCTGGGGACGCAGTTCCCCAACAACACCGGCGGCGCCATCAAGGGGTACAGCTGCTACCTTGTCTACCTGGTCACCCCGCTGGACATcaccctgccgccggcgccggtggcggggccgccgccttcgctttcgccgccaccgccagcaACAGCTCCAG CTTCGTCGTCTTCCAAGACAGGGATCGTGGTTGGCGTGTCAGTCTTGTTCTTGGTAGTTCTTCTGGGATTCTCGATGTGGTTCTTtctgcgacgacgacggcgacggaggAAACATGCTAAAATCcttgagggagggagggagcaagAGCTGGAACAGGGCGACTTCTTTGACGACGAGACCGAGATGGAAGACGAGTTCGAGAAAGGGACGGGGCCGAAGAGGTTTCGCTACGGCGAGCTCGCCATTGCCACTGACAACTTTTCCGACGAGCAGAAGCTCGGAGAAGGCGGATTCGGGTCGGTGTACAGAGGATTCCACAAGGAGATGGGCATTGAGGTCGCCATCAAGAGAGTGTCCAAGGGTTCCAAGCAGGGGAGGAAGGAGTACGCCTCGGAGGTGAGGATCATCAGCCGGCTGCGGCACAGGAACCTCGTGCAGCTCATCGGCTggtgccatggcggcggcgagctcctcctcgtCTACGAGCTGATGCCCAATGGCAGCCTCGACACGCACCTCTACAGCggcgccaccggcgccgccctgTTGCCATGGCCGCTGCGGCATGAGATCGTGCTCGGCCTGGGATCGGCCCTGCTCTACCTGCACCAGGATTGGGAGCAGTGCGTTCTCCACAGGGACATCAAGCCGAGCAACGTCATGCTGGACGCGTCGTTCCACGCCAAGCTCGGCGACTTCGGCCTCGCCAGGCTCGTCGACCACGGCCGGCGCTCGCACACCACGGTGCTCGCCGGCACCATGGGGTACATGGACCCAGAGTGCATGACCACCGGCCAGGCGAGCGCCGAGTCGGACGTCTACAGCTTCGGCGTCGTCCTCCTAGAGATCGCCTGCGGGCGGCGGCCCATGGTGGCTCGCCACGGCGAAGACGGCGTCGTCGTCCACCTCGTGCAATGGGTGTGGGAGTTCTACGGCCGGGGAGCcatcctcgacgccgccgacgcgcgGCTGGTGGGCGAGTTCGACGTCCGGGAGATGGAGACGGTGATGGTCGTCGGGCTGTGGTGCGCGCACCCTGACCGGAGCCTGAGGCCGTCCATCAGGCAGGCCGTCAACGTGCTGCGGcgagaggcgccgccgccgagcctgcCGGCGAGGATGCCGGTGGCGACCTACATGCCCCCACCTGACGCTTGCTACTACACATCTTCGGTGGCtacaggcggcagcagcgccaccaccaccggcacTTCCCAGTCCAGCAGCACGACAGAGACATCTACCTTGCTGAAATGA
- the LOC120700087 gene encoding PRA1 family protein B2-like, which translates to MAAPARSGGLELHAATASGGRAAGASPAGACSSSSPPPPHDGAGPRLRRRACARGGRAGLRPRGGPRARRPRPCPPRRPRRARAPPPRPPELASPARLQLGPPAAAPLLESRALSDAPLAAAVFRLFVGRLADMARRSLSDRRPWTELLDRSAFSRPDSLSEATSRLRRNLGYFRVNYAAIVAFLLTASLLAHPFSLLALLDILAAWCFLYAFHPSDQPVVLFGRTFTDRETLLRLVVASVLAFFLSTVASLIISGLLVGGAIIPAHRACRMPEDLFLDDPSAASSGNTTTRLLSFLASPRSGV; encoded by the coding sequence atggcggcgccagCCAGATctggcggcctcgagctccaTGCGGctacggcgagcggcgggcgcgcggccgGAGCGTCGCCTGCGGGCGCGTGCAGTAGCAgctccccacccccaccccacgACGGAGCAGGGCCCCGCCTCCGACGGCGGGCCTGCGCGCGGGGCGGCAGAGCAGGGCTTCGCCCCCGTGGCGGGcctcgcgcgcggcggccgcgtcctTGTCCGCCTCGTCGACCTAGGCGCGCACGGGCTCCTCCACCGCGTCCTCCCGAGCTCGCCTCACCGGCACGCCTCCAGCTTGGtcctcctgcggcggcgcccctgctcGAGTCCCGGGCCCTCTCcgacgcgccgctcgccgcggcggTCTTCCGTCTCTTTGTGGGCCGGCTGGCCGACATGGCGCGGCGCTCGCTCTCGGACCGGCGGCCGTGGACGGAGCTGCTAGACCGCTCGGCCTTCTCCCGCCCGGACTCGCTCTCCGAGGCCACCTCGCGGCTGCGCCGCAACCTCGGCTACTTCCGCGTCAACTACGCCGCCATCGTCGCCTTCTTGCTCACGGCCTCGCTCCTGGCGcaccccttctccctcctcgccctcctcgACATCCTCGCCGCTTGGTGCTTCCTCTACGCCTTCCACCCCTCCGACCAGCCCGTCGTGCTCTTCGGCCGCACCTTCACCGACCGCGAGACGCTGCTCCGCCTCGTCGTTGCGTCCGTGCTAGCCTTCTTCCTCAGCACCGTCGCTTCGCTCATCATCTCCGGGCTGCTCGTCGGGGGCGCCATCATCCCCGCGCACCGAGCCTGCCGCATGCCAGAGGACCTCTTCCTTGATGATCCCAGCGCTGCGTCCAGTGGCAACACCACCACCAGGCTGCTATCCTTCCTTGCGTCGCCCAGATCTGGGGTTTGA
- the LOC120700084 gene encoding L-type lectin-domain containing receptor kinase IX.1-like: protein MAARRLLLAAAAAAVFISLCAVAAGQDAKIDLPYAPTCSTSGNYTDGRQYQKNLAELLSRLPAAAGDNGWFYNGTAGTGADRVFGLIMCYADRNATQCRACLAGAPAGIATVVCPGSRNVSTAYDACVLRYADTDFFAVANPSEAFYVWWSGTVDRASLDDARSSLMNQLAKTAADSPLLLANESAPLAGSPSPGAVYGLAQCTRDLTPGQCTWCLTTYIAQLRDRFPNNTGGAIKGYSCYVRYNVWAFDIILPPRPAPLPPPPPSPSVSTGLVVGLSVAGVLLIGLGLSIWLLCRRRRKRLRQTMERELEEGDFLDDEPEMQDDFEKGTGPKRFRYGELAIATDDFSDDHKLGEGGFGSVYRGFLKEMNLDVAIKKVSKGSKQGRKEYASEVSIISRLRHRNLVQLIGWCHGGGELLLVYELMPNGSLDKHLYSGATGAALLPWPLRHEIVQGLGSALLYLHQDWEQCVLHRDIKPSNVMLDASFHAKLGDFGLARLVDHGRRSHTTVLAGTMGYMDPECMTTGQASAESDVYSFGVVLLEIACGRRPMVARHGEDGVVVHLVQWVWEFYGRGAILDAADARLVGEFDVREMETVMVVGLWCAHPDRSLRPSIRQAVNVLRREAPPPSLPARMPVATYMPPPDACYYTSSVATGGSSATTTGTSQSSSTTETSTLLK, encoded by the exons ATGGCTGCCCGCcgtctcctcctcgccgccgctgccgccgcggtcTTCATCTCGCTCTGCGCCGTGGCAGCTGGTCAGGACGCTAAGATCGACCTGCCGTACGCGCCTACCTGCTCCACTAGCGGCAACTACACCGACGGCAGGCAGTACCAGAAGAACCTCGCCGAGCTCCTGTCCAggctccccgcggccgccggcgacaacGGCTGGTTCTACAACGGCACGGCCGGGACCGGCGCCGACCGGGTGTTCGGGCTCATCATGTGCTACGCCGACCGCAACGCGACGCAGTGCCGGGcgtgcctcgccggcgcgcccgcCGGGATCGCGACCGTGGTGTGCCCGGGGAGCCGGAACGTGAGCACGGCGTACGACGCGTGCGTGCTCCGGTACGCCGACACGGACTTCTTCGCCGTGGCCAACCCCAGCGAGGCGTTCTACGTGTGGTGGTCCGGCACCGTCGACCGTGCCAGCCTCGACGACGCGCGCTCGAGCCTGATGAACCAGCTCGCCAAGACGGCCGCCGACTCGCCGCTGCTCCTGGCGAACGAGAGCGCGCCTCTCGCCGGCTCGCCTTCGCCGGGCGCGGTGTACGGGCTCGCCCAGTGCACGCGCGACCTGACGCCGGGGCAGTGCACCTGGTGCCTCACCACGTACATCGCCCAGCTGCGGGACAGGTTCCCCAACAACACCGGCGGTGCGATCAAGGGGTACAGCTGCTACGTCAGGTACAATGTTTGGGCCTTCGACATCATCCTGCCaccgcgccccgcgccgctgccgccaccgccgccttctCCGTCGGTTTCCACAGGACTAGTGGTCGGCTTGTCTGTCGCCGGTGTATTATTGATCGGTCTGGGTCTATCGATCTGGCTCCTTTGCCGCCGACGGCGAAAGCGCCTCCGGCAGACGATGGAGCGGGAGCTGGAAGAGGGCGACTTCCTCGACGACGAGCCGGAGATGCAAGACGACTTCGAGAAAGGGACCGGGCCGAAGCGGTTTCGCTACGGCGAGCTCGCAATTGCCACCGACGACTTCTCGGACGACCATAAGCTCGGAGAAGGCGGGTTCGGGTCGGTGTACAGAGGATTCCTCAAGGAAATGAACCTTGACGTTGCCATCAAGAAGGTATCCAAGGGTTCGAAGCAGGGGAGGAAGGAGTACGCCTCGGAGGTGAGCATCATCAGCCGGCTGCGGCACCGCAACCTCGTGCAGCTCATCGGTTggtgccacggcggcggcgagctcctcctcgtCTACGAGCTGATGCCCAATGGCAGCCTCGACAAGCACCTCTACAGCggcgccaccggcgccgccctgTTGCCATGGCCGCTGCGGCATGAGATCGTGCAGGGCCTGGGATCGGCCCTGCTCTACCTGCACCAGGATTGGGAGCAGTGCGTTCTCCACAGGGACATCAAGCCGAGCAACGTCATGCTGGACGCGT CGTTCCACGCCAAGCTCGGCGACTTCGGCCTCGCCAGGCTCGTCGACCACGGCCGGCGCTCGCACACCACGGTGCTCGCCGGCACCATGGGGTACATGGACCCAGAGTGCATGACCACCGGCCAGGCGAGCGCCGAGTCGGACGTCTACAGCTtcggcgtcgtcctcctcgaGATCGCCTGCGGGCGGCGGCCCATGGTGGCTCGCCACGGCGAAGACGGCGTCGTCGTCCACCTCGTGCAATGGGTGTGGGAGTTCTACGGCCGGGGAGCcatcctcgacgccgccgacgcgcgGCTGGTGGGCGAGTTCGACGTCCGGGAGATGGAGACGGTGATGGTCGTCGGGCTGTGGTGCGCGCACCCTGACCGGAGCCTGAGGCCGTCCATCAGGCAGGCCGTCAACGTGCTGCGGcgagaggcgccgccgccgagcctgcCGGCGAGGATGCCGGTGGCGACCTACATGCCCCCACCTGACGCTTGCTACTATACATCTTCGGTGGCtacaggcggcagcagcgccaccaccaccggcacCTCCCAGTCCAGCAGCACGACAGAGACATCTACCTTGCTGAAATGA